The Anaerotignum propionicum DSM 1682 sequence AATCCAATATTCAAATGTGAGAATAGCTGAAATGTTTGGTTATACACAAAAAGAATTTCAGGAGCTTTTTGGTAATGATTTTCTTCTGTCCATTCATCCCGATGACAAGGTACTGGCGAGGGAAAATTTTGAGCAAATATTAAGGGCCGGTAATGGGGTAGGAAGGAGAATTTATCGACAGACTTGCAAAAACGGTTATTATGAGTGGGTTAGCATGACTGGTTGTGTCGTTGAAACAGAGAAAGATCATATTTGCATCTGTACCACCATTGAAAAAGATGATGAAAATAAACAAAGGTATTAAAATAATTTGTTTTATAGTAAAGGGAAATTTAAATCAAGTATTAGTCTTTGAGACAGATAACAAAATAATATAATGTTGCCAAAAGGAGTTTTAAAGTATTCTATTATAATAAGGTAAGCATTCATTGAGTCAGTGCCATTTAGGTGCTGACTTTTATCTTTTGGTTATTATTTGTAAAGTAAAAAAAGTGAGTTAGTTCATTTGATGAAGGAAAAAGTAGACGATGAAGATACTATGTTACAGTTTTCATTAAAATTAAGTAAATCTATACCCTCTTTTGATTTTTTATATTAAGGGTAAACTTATTAAATAAATGAATAATTGTTTTATGATTTTTTTTGCTCAAAACTATGAATAAAATATTGTTGTGAGTTACCAAAAAAGAAATGAAACTGAAATTATACTTTTTTTCAGTTGTCAATTTTGTAAAAAACAGTGCAAATTTTGGCATTTTGTAAATTTGGGCTAAAAAAGTGGTATTCTTTTCTTGTACAAATTATTCCAACTATTCTTAAAGAAATGGGGTGTTTTTTTTATGAAAAAAGGAACAAATAAAGTGTGTACGGAACTATGGAAGGTGATTGCCTCATTGGCGATGGTGATTACAACAATATCGGTTAATACAACCTGTATGTTTGAATATTACCAACCCAAACTACCTCAAGGAAGTGAAAAGTTGAGAAGAGAATAAGATTAATATTAAATTTAATGGTGTACTGTTCGGGGTGATTGCACATGACTGAGAAACTGATGGATGGAATTTGGAAACAAATGCAGCTATCAAAAGGACTGCAGGAAGACGATAAGGATATTTATTTATTCGGCGTTTACCAGGGTGCAATTTTACTGTTGAATATTTGTACAGCTCTGCTCATTGGGGTCGCCCTGAACATGCTTCTTGAAATAGTTATTTACTTGATTTGCTTTCTTCCACTACGCATTTTTGCTGGAGGTTATCACGCTAAGACACAGCTTAGGTGCTATATCATGTCAAGTTTTACAACAGTAATTATTTTGTTGGGAATTCAATTTTTACAGCAACAAGAAAGTATATGGGAGTTCTTAAGTTATATTGTTTCTTTTGGAATTATTTGGAGATTTGCTCCGGTGGCAGATGCGAATAAGCCTTTGCTGGAGAAGGAGCATGTGATTTATCAAAAAAAGGTTCGTAAAGTACTATTGCTTCTAACAGGGATTGCTGCGTTGACATATTTTTTAGGTTTTAACATTATCAGCACAGTAATAGAAGTATCAGTATGTTTTCTTTCGGTCATTTTACTTATGGGAATTTATAAAAACAAAGTACATTGTAATAACATAGAAGAATTGGAATGTAATAAATAAGAATAAGACTGCTATTTATAATTATAATCTAAAGTGCAGGCACATCGGGGGATAGTTGTTTGTTTGGGTTTAGTTTAAAGTAGTATGAGTAACAGGTAGAGACTTAAATGGCACTAAGAAAGCCTTTGAAAAAAACTGGCACAGCTCTATCACTAGGTCTGTACCAGCTTTAAAACGATACTATAGGGTGGCATCTACTATCAACAGATATTGTATAAACTTGGTTTTTAACATTTCATATCTTTATTTTTGATGGAAAAAATAGATATGTCTATACATACATAACTATTTCTACATCAAAATAGTTTTCTTCAGTGAGAATGGTTAAAACACCACTGTATTTTTCGACAATTCTTTTTACGTTGCTTAAACCGATACCGTGGGGCTCATTGGAATCTTTTTTTGTGCTGAAAAAAGTATTTCCTTTCTTTTTGATTTCCCCAAGGAATGAGTTTCTAATATGTAATAAAATGGTTCCTCTATCATACACAAAGTCCATTCGGAAAAATCCATTTTCCTGTTCTTGTAGTGCTCTAATTGCATTATCAAGTAAATTTCCTAATATAACAATTTCATCAAAAGCATGAATATTAATATTTTGCGGTATATTGATATTTAGCTCTACTTTTACGCCTAAATCATATAGAGTTTGTAGCTTATAGTTAATTAAACCATCTAGAGATTCATTTCCTGTCATTACAAATTCGGATTTCATATCAATTTTTTCTTCTAATGCTTGAAAATACTCCTTAAAGTTTTCTGTATTACAATTTGATGACAATTCTTTTATTGCAATCAAATGATTCTTGAAATCATGTTGCAACCTTTTCATGTTGTCTTCTGCGGTACGAATCACGACAAGTTGCTGCTGGTAAGCTTTATTTTGGTGTGATAAGGACTGATTTTGCATCTCCACTTCATACTTTTCCACTACTTGTGCGTATAGGTAGAAAAAAGCTATATTAATGATGAATAGGCTTGAAATAACGGTAACGTTTACCCATTGTTCATATCCACCCAAAATAAGAGAAATATCTGCTATTGATGATATACATGGAATAATAGTAATACAAAGCCAATGTAATTTAGGAAGGTAAATATCTTCCCGTTCTATGAAGAATCGTCTCATAATTAAAATAATAAAATACAACAAAAAATTACTAACCACATATGTAATAATTTCAATCTTAGGGCACAAGCCATATAGTAGAATTGCAGTTCTTGCTACGATTCCCTCACAAATTACACCAATCATAAAAATGGAGCAGGTTGCAAATAATCTACGGCCGATGGATGCCCTATAGGGGAGAGTCAACACTACAAATAAAACTGCATTCGTAATGACTGTTAAAACAGGATTTCGTGCGAATAAATAAACTCCACTATTGATAATAAAATAAAGAAATAATACCGCTGTTTGGGTCCATGGCTGCCATCTCAGGTTTTTTTTGAAGAAGAAAAACTCTAGAAATAGTTTAATAGCAAAGATACGAAAAGCATTCGAAATTAAATAAATCACTTCATTATAGGAAATTGCTTCCATTTTACAAAACCTCTCTTTGTAGTAAATTTAATTGTTTTCTTACTTCTTTCCGATAAATACGGCTGATGGGCAATTCTTGGGAATTACTCAATAAAACCCTGTCAAATTTGAATTGAATTACACAATGCCTATTTACAATAAAAGATTTGTGGATACATAAAAAGTCTTCTGATGGTACGATTAAGTCGCTCAATTTTCCATAAAAGTAGTCCTTTCCATTTTTCATATGTAAAAATATTTTTTTGCCTTCACTACTAAAATAAAGAATATCTCTAAAAGATACTCTTTTTTCTGTTCTCTCACTTTTGTAACAGAAGAATTTTGTTTGTCGACCCTGTAGTTCCAAGGTTTTTTCTATTATTTTAAAAATTTGGTCTTTTGCTATGGGTTTTATCAAAAAGTGAATAGGTCGAACTTGAAAAAGATCCAAAGCGTAAGATGATTTAGCAGAAATAAAAGCAATTTGTGTGTTGTCATCTAACAATTCTTCTCGAATATAACGTCCAACATGAATGCCATTTATCCTATCTAATTCAATATCAAGAAAAATTAAGTCATATTTCTCCTTTTCTTTTAAGTTTGTGAGTATTTCTTCTCCGGTAAAAAACACTTCAATATCATAATTTATCATTTCTGTTGAAAAAAACTCATCAATCTGCTTTTCAATTTGAGTACATAATATTTTGTTATCATCACAAATAGCAATTTTAAACATCTCAGCCATCCCACCTAAAAATCTGAAAATTTAATATTAATATATTACCATAATTTTAATAATTTTAAAATCAGATAATTATTTTTCGAATTACAACATTCAAAGAACTTTAATTAAGTTGTTGAGACTTTTTTAAGTCCGGTTTTAAATATTAGTGATGAAAATAATTAGTATGTCACAATTGTAAATCTATGAAAGTTTGAAAAAGCGTATATAACTGAGTTTTATAAAGGTCTCAGTTAATACGCTTTTTTTAAGCTAAGAAAAAATGCCTATAAAAACGCAGTATAAATAATACTGTGGTGAGGAATTTTGCCATATTTTGTCATG is a genomic window containing:
- a CDS encoding cyclic lactone autoinducer peptide translates to MKKGTNKVCTELWKVIASLAMVITTISVNTTCMFEYYQPKLPQGSEKLRRE
- a CDS encoding accessory gene regulator ArgB-like protein, translated to MTEKLMDGIWKQMQLSKGLQEDDKDIYLFGVYQGAILLLNICTALLIGVALNMLLEIVIYLICFLPLRIFAGGYHAKTQLRCYIMSSFTTVIILLGIQFLQQQESIWEFLSYIVSFGIIWRFAPVADANKPLLEKEHVIYQKKVRKVLLLLTGIAALTYFLGFNIISTVIEVSVCFLSVILLMGIYKNKVHCNNIEELECNK
- a CDS encoding sensor histidine kinase is translated as MEAISYNEVIYLISNAFRIFAIKLFLEFFFFKKNLRWQPWTQTAVLFLYFIINSGVYLFARNPVLTVITNAVLFVVLTLPYRASIGRRLFATCSIFMIGVICEGIVARTAILLYGLCPKIEIITYVVSNFLLYFIILIMRRFFIEREDIYLPKLHWLCITIIPCISSIADISLILGGYEQWVNVTVISSLFIINIAFFYLYAQVVEKYEVEMQNQSLSHQNKAYQQQLVVIRTAEDNMKRLQHDFKNHLIAIKELSSNCNTENFKEYFQALEEKIDMKSEFVMTGNESLDGLINYKLQTLYDLGVKVELNINIPQNINIHAFDEIVILGNLLDNAIRALQEQENGFFRMDFVYDRGTILLHIRNSFLGEIKKKGNTFFSTKKDSNEPHGIGLSNVKRIVEKYSGVLTILTEENYFDVEIVMYV
- a CDS encoding LytR/AlgR family response regulator transcription factor, whose amino-acid sequence is MFKIAICDDNKILCTQIEKQIDEFFSTEMINYDIEVFFTGEEILTNLKEKEKYDLIFLDIELDRINGIHVGRYIREELLDDNTQIAFISAKSSYALDLFQVRPIHFLIKPIAKDQIFKIIEKTLELQGRQTKFFCYKSERTEKRVSFRDILYFSSEGKKIFLHMKNGKDYFYGKLSDLIVPSEDFLCIHKSFIVNRHCVIQFKFDRVLLSNSQELPISRIYRKEVRKQLNLLQREVL